One Vicia villosa cultivar HV-30 ecotype Madison, WI linkage group LG5, Vvil1.0, whole genome shotgun sequence genomic window, TTGGAGAATTAGGTCCTTCATAGCCATGAGGATAGGGAACTCGGTCCATATTTGGCGGACCGCGGCCCATACCATGTGAATATGCATGCTGATGATGATCAACAGGCATGGCGGGGCCAGCTGGATGGTCAATCCCATGAGGAAGTCCAACATGAGGAGGCGGAGGAGGGTGCCCAGAAGGCATCATGTGATTTCTTGGCCTATGTAAAGGAGGGGGCGTCTCTGGGAATGGTGGCACATGTGGCGGCGCACTAAAATTTGGAGGAGTGTTCTTCATTGGGAAAATAGTTTCTCGAATTCGGCTGGTTATGTGAAACAAAGCATCTTGCACAGATTGTAAGGTCCCGATAACCTGTTGGGTTTGAACCAAAATAACAAACTCTTAAGAATTATCTAACAATTTAATAACTAACTAGCTGTCTTTGCAAAAAAAATAACCAAGTTATCTAACAACTCTAATCATCTTTTATTATATTTCCTAACAGCATGCCATCAAGTTTTTATTTACATAGCATAAAAAATGCATGTACTTAATAGCCCAAATTACCTGTACAACTTCTTCGTTGTGGGAAATGAACTTAATCTGTTCCTTCGAAAAGATGCGTATACTGGCACCTGTAGCTCTTCGCATTTCTGAAATAACATGACCTCCCTTGCCCAAGAGGCACCCTACTTGTGGTGAACGCACAAGGAGCCTAGCAACAACTGCATTACTCTGCTCAAATCCAATCTCTGTAAGTCGACCATGAACGCGAAATACAGCATCTTGAGTCGGAGAATGCTTTTGTTCAGAATTCTGCATAAACATATATCATATTTAGTTCAATTTCCTTAACAAATATCAGAGAAATTATATGTCGGATTCATAATTTTCTTCTAGTCTACTAGACTACTACAAATCTCCCAAAACATGTCAACACTCGTAATGAAGCTATCAACACAAGAAAGTTACCATAGTTAGAATAACTCAACAGCAACTCAGTAAACAATCTGAAGATGGACCCCAGCCACAAAATCCATCTGTTTGAGTATAACAAAAGAACAAtcatattttagattttttaacaaatatttcTAGAATAGTTTTAACACTGGAGAGCCAGTTATCAATAGTATCGACACCATTCAAAGCGAGGGACTGCACAATATCAAAGAGCCGGAACTATTTAAGGCTACCAAAACAGAGTTAAAGAAGAAACTTTCGGCTAATTTACCGGTCTCTCCATGCAAAATGGTATCTTATGGACAAGTAAGGTTTGCAGTGCAAACTAATAGATAACTATTTAATAACCTATCATACCTCTAGTGCAGATATGACGACCACACGTTCATCTGTATCGGGTCCTGCATCAACTATTTGTATAGACGCACCGGTTTCGTTCTGTAGAGCCCGCACCATAGAACCGCCTTTTCCAATAAGACTACCAACTTTGTCATGCTGACACAACATCTTAAAGACAACCTCCTCTTCCACAAACAGTCTATGAGAAGGCCCAACACTCTCAGAGCCTGGAAATGATGAATAACCTCTGGAATAATGATCAAGAGGACGGGGACCCCGTTGAGAATAAGGTTCAACCTGAGCACCACCAGGCGATTTTAATGAACCAGAATTGCCTACATTATCCTGAAGACAACTCGTAACTGCAAGAAGGGCTTTCTTCACTGCATTATAATTTCCAGTTATCTGCATCCACCATATACCCCAACATTAGTTTCCCATAACTCACAAGAAATAAAGTGAACTAAACAAGCACTTCAATTTACAACAACGAAGCCTTATCCCACTACACAAAGTTGGATAAATAGACCAACTGCACCATAATATTCTTGTCATAAAACACATTGATAGCCAATCTATTGGCCTCTAACTTTCTTTTAATAATTTTGCTTATCATTTTTCTTAGTCTTTCTCTGTCGCGCACTAACACTTTAGATCAACGGCATGTTTGGTCCTTGACATGTGTCATTGTCAGACACTAACATGATACAAACACTATAGTTTACTAAAAATCATGAAAAAAGAATGGAATTAGTAATGCTAATTCAAAATAATAACGCTAGAGATACTATATATACTATATGTCTCAAATTGGTAATTAGTAATGCTGATTCAATATATTTCTATATCTACAATTATGCATTAGTTAATACATTAACttaaaaataatagaattaaaataagaaaaaagaccTGAATGAACTCATCTCCAGGTGGAGGAATCGGAGATTGGTCTTTaggcaaaaccctaatctgagctCCACTTTCTTGCCTAATCTTTTCAATCATCTTACCACCTCTACCAAGCACACATCTAACCTGATAACTAGGTGCTACCAATCTACACCCCACCGTCGAATTCGAGTTCGAACTCGAATTCGAATTCAAACTCTTATTCTCCTCATCCTTCTCCACAATtctctcaaaaaccctaatcaaaGCAAGTTGCGCAGCGGATTCTTCAGGAAGTTGTTCGGCGGCGGGGGAGATGATAACAACCATGCGGTCATCGTCGGAGGTGGCGTCTCCGGTGTAGTGTTCAATTAGAATCTTGACTCCGTCGGTGGAAAGTGTGAGTATGTCATCGGATTTGGAGGCGGGACATGTGATGCGGAAAACGGTGTCGGATTGTGTTGGAGGAACATGGCGTCGCTTGGTGCTGTTTGACATCACGTTTTAGGAAATCAAAGAAACCAAAGTGATCTTCAGTTCCAACTCGCAAGTGCGTTCGAACTCACTTCTCAGTTCTCACTGTTAGTTACTCAGTTAGTTATATATCAGAGAAACAAATATGTGGCGCAATAATGTTGTAATATCAGCAAAAATAAGACACTCTCCTCGTAACTGGTCGGTCAAGGACGAGGTTAACTTGAGTTTTCTTTAGTATCTAAATTAAGTATTAGTATGTCATGGAACTTAATATCTAGTTTAGTAACttgattttataaattatttattcttaatgaCTTAGTgaaaaaatatttagttttaaaCTAATCACTAATATATGTAGTGAACTATGAATAAAACTAATCAATTTGATTAACATGAATATAATCGGTTTTAAGGGTCCACCATTAGGCTTAGGTGGTGGAGAGTAATAATATATAAATCAAGCATTTAGTGCTTAACTTCCGTTGTAACAAATGATTTCTATTTGTTCGATCCATTCCTAGAGATGCTCTCTCTTTTCTCTAGAAACTGCACCCTCAGCCCTTTAGAGTTTGGTGGCCACCTCTCACTTTTACGGCGGCTCTCTTCTCCCATCTTTATAGTGGTAACCTCCTCCTCTTTTGAGAGTCTTACTCATTCCTTTCAACCACATCCACATGCTATTTTACAAACTAACTCACCCGTTAGTTactttcttcctcctcttcaaaTTACTATGAAGTTTTTCTTCCCGTTTGTTGCAGCCACCACCAGAGCCAGAGCCACTAAGAAATGGGAATTTCGCAGTGGTTGGTTTCACATCTCAAGGTTAACAACAGTCAAGGTACCTCTATCTTGTGTCGCTATTTCAGCTCCAATGTCGGCAAGCATTCGTCGTCCTCCAAAACCACCACCATGGATGCTTTACACCTTGGCTTTGTCAAATTTATTggcttatgtttatgatttttcTGTTTATGTTATGTCGTGTCTTTGTCTTTTGAGGTCTATGCTTGCACTCAAGGTGTttgacaaaaaaccttaaaaatgttTTGTGTCTTGGAGCAACAGAGTCTACTTTTCTTCTACCCATCAATCAATTTCTGAACAGTTGATAAAAGTGGACAATATTGTGACCAATGATAGTCGTAATGCACAAATACACATCAAAGAAATCATTTGTAACTTTGTTTTGGGAAAAGACAGTggcttctcttttctattttttcattGATCATGTTCGGAAGCGAATGGATGCTTGGATGATTAGTTGTTGTTTCTGCCTCTGATTTGTTTATGTTCTGTTAACTTGTGATCATTCTATGTGTAAAGTCTTTAATGCCTATGTAGTTTTTCGTTTTAAATTTGATTCTACACTTTGGATGCGATATACTCTTTTTCAAGTGTCTGAAATTTGTAATGATTGTGTTCTCTTAATCTAGTGAATGctttacttttcaaaaaaaactttcGTTGTAACAAAAaatcatatattaatttaaagATGATCACTCGATAAACAATATTACATACTAATATTACATCATtcatagaataataataataataataataataattcaattgacAATTTTAATTCTTAATACAAGATATTTCTAATTCATAAGCTTATTCATAACAATAATGAAATTATATTCTCGTAATCtaagaaatataatttaaaaaattataatgtaGTATTATATTCGTAAACACCCACAATAGGGCGATACGAGACCAACCCTCATCAGGCGTGTACTCCAGAACATGTCTCCTAGGTATGAATTCCCACTCAATATGTGGCTCTCCCTGAGGAGAAATATGGATGGTGATGTGCACATAGTTCATAACCACGTGTGGATGAAGTCATGATCAGGATTCCCTAAGAAGTAGGCAACCAATAAGTTTCCTAGTCAAGGTTGAGCGGTTACTCCTTTTTAGGATTTCCCAAATCTAAGCTCATAAacctctataaatatctcatccTTAAAATTGAAATATCTACAAAAAATATCTCAAATACAAAGTTTGTCACCCTCGCGAGCTTGCTCTCACCATATTTAAAATACCTCCAAAATAAGACTTCTCACCCGCGTGAGCATGACCTAACACCAAAAACACTAAAGCCTCTGGCCATCCCTACCGACCTAAGGGTGCCACACATATGtatttttttaacaagtacaaatGTGTCCGCCATGGACCCTTCGTAAAACTGACTTGGGCCACACCTTCCATTATCACCACCATTTTGACGTTCACCAAAGTCTCCACTACTAGCCCTAACTGTCACCAATTATGGTTTCAGGAGGGAACAATTTCCCGCACAAAAGGATATTGGAAGTGGCAGTGATCATAATGCCATAATAGAGGTGGGCCCCGCCATGGACGGATGCATTGTCAAAACTAAACTCTATAGGACAATATCCTCAACATTCAACACCGCCAGTAGAAGGCTACCCCAATAGAGGAAGTGAAAGTGCTAGACCACTAATAACTTTCAGACGAGATATGGGAAACACATGTTCCCAAAGATTCCAATACTCCTTCCTTGGCGAAGTTCGATGGACGTAGCGAACCTTACGACCATGTTGCCTCCATTAACATATAGATGGTCATCATCAGAGCGCCCGATTCTCTGAAATGCAAGCTTTTATCTGGAACTTTCAGAGATGCAGCCTCGATTCTCTAATGTTAAAGTCTTAAGAAAGGGTGCCCAATTGAAAGATTATCAAAGAAAAATATTAGTTCAACAAATCTCTGAAAAGGAAATTTGGAATGCTCTTACCAGtattttcaaataaacttgaagTATTACGAAGAAATATCTTATTGTTGTTGTGCTTGACTTTTTTTTAGGGGAATTATATGTATGCAGCCGTAAGTTGTGCCATTGTGACCTTGATCCCAAAGTTCACAAATGCAAAGACCATAAAAGACATGAGGCCAATATCATGTCGCACCACTGTCTACAAGGTAATCTAAAAAATTCTCACTTAGATTGAATAAGGTGATTAATACCGTAGTAGATGATAGCCAATCTGCTTTCCTGCCTGGCAAATTTATACATGATAATGTCATTATGGCCCATAAGTTGATTAAAGATTACAATAGGAAGCATATTTTCCCTAAATGTGTCATCCAAATTGATATCTAAAAAGCTTGTGACTCTGTTGAATGGTCTGCCCTGGAAATCATTCTTTAAGAGCTGAACTTCCTAGGCAATTCATCAATTGGATTACGTGTT contains:
- the LOC131601083 gene encoding KH domain-containing protein HEN4, translated to MSNSTKRRHVPPTQSDTVFRITCPASKSDDILTLSTDGVKILIEHYTGDATSDDDRMVVIISPAAEQLPEESAAQLALIRVFERIVEKDEENKSLNSNSSSNSNSTVGCRLVAPSYQVRCVLGRGGKMIEKIRQESGAQIRVLPKDQSPIPPPGDEFIQITGNYNAVKKALLAVTSCLQDNVGNSGSLKSPGGAQVEPYSQRGPRPLDHYSRGYSSFPGSESVGPSHRLFVEEEVVFKMLCQHDKVGSLIGKGGSMVRALQNETGASIQIVDAGPDTDERVVVISALENSEQKHSPTQDAVFRVHGRLTEIGFEQSNAVVARLLVRSPQVGCLLGKGGHVISEMRRATGASIRIFSKEQIKFISHNEEVVQVIGTLQSVQDALFHITSRIRETIFPMKNTPPNFSAPPHVPPFPETPPPLHRPRNHMMPSGHPPPPPHVGLPHGIDHPAGPAMPVDHHQHAYSHGMGRGPPNMDRVPYPHGYEGPNSPRSWNPQAPSRGNPGATAGMNGSTVEITIPHIYLIHVYGENSSNLNQIRQISGANVVVHDPKPGATEGQVIVSGTQDQIHSAQCLTQGFILCGQTAT